In Bacteroidales bacterium, one DNA window encodes the following:
- a CDS encoding leucyl aminopeptidase, protein MFKNIEKTEKYSVAVNAIFLAEKPESLAKYSFTKDEITYMSSLLSKNETKTFSFNRLKKWDFVVFPDNKKQGYDVKEYYRKTADSLLPKINSQKISKIQIVDISEKTENTIAFIEGLVLGNYQFTKYKKGVCSKKTIHTLENISVFSKKVNAANISEINIILKSVYISRDLVNEPVSYLNAAKLADEALKVCKSAGAKVEVLNKKQIETLKMGGLLAVNKGSIDPPTFTIIEWKPAKPVNKKPYVFVGKGLVIDTGGICLKPWQSMETMKCDMSGAAAVIGAIHAIASAKLPVHVYGLIPSTDNRPGGNCFVPGDIITMHDGTTVEVLNTDAEGRLILADALSYAKKLNPGLVIDMATLTGSAHAAVGKYAMVGMGKDHGMFMKKLMDSGNAVCERIVEFPMWDDYKELLKSEIADMKNIGGAYAGAITAAKFLEHFTDYPWIHLDIAGPAFMDNRYTYLGQGGTGYCVRLLFDFMKNISKK, encoded by the coding sequence ATGTTTAAAAATATTGAAAAAACCGAAAAATATTCTGTTGCAGTAAACGCCATATTTCTTGCCGAGAAACCGGAAAGCCTTGCAAAATATTCTTTCACCAAAGATGAAATAACATATATGTCTTCGCTGTTATCGAAAAACGAAACAAAAACTTTTTCTTTTAACAGGCTTAAAAAATGGGATTTTGTTGTTTTTCCCGACAATAAAAAACAAGGGTATGATGTAAAGGAATATTACCGCAAAACCGCCGACAGCCTGTTACCTAAGATCAACAGTCAGAAAATTTCCAAGATTCAGATTGTAGATATTTCAGAAAAAACCGAGAATACCATAGCGTTTATTGAAGGGTTGGTATTAGGAAATTATCAATTTACAAAATATAAAAAAGGTGTTTGTTCAAAAAAAACCATTCACACACTCGAGAATATTTCGGTGTTTTCAAAAAAAGTGAATGCTGCAAACATCAGTGAAATCAACATAATTCTTAAGTCGGTTTATATCAGTCGTGATTTGGTTAATGAACCTGTTTCATATTTGAATGCTGCAAAACTTGCTGATGAAGCGTTGAAAGTGTGCAAAAGTGCAGGCGCTAAAGTTGAAGTTTTAAATAAAAAGCAAATTGAAACATTGAAGATGGGTGGATTGCTTGCCGTAAATAAAGGCAGTATTGACCCGCCTACTTTCACTATTATTGAATGGAAACCTGCAAAACCGGTAAACAAAAAACCTTATGTTTTTGTGGGTAAGGGGTTGGTTATTGATACCGGTGGTATATGTCTGAAACCCTGGCAAAGCATGGAAACCATGAAGTGCGATATGTCGGGAGCAGCAGCTGTAATAGGAGCAATTCATGCAATTGCATCAGCAAAATTACCTGTTCATGTTTATGGATTAATTCCATCAACAGATAATCGTCCCGGTGGTAACTGTTTCGTACCCGGCGATATAATTACCATGCATGACGGTACTACGGTTGAAGTTTTAAATACCGATGCAGAAGGAAGATTGATTCTTGCCGATGCATTAAGTTACGCGAAAAAATTAAATCCCGGGTTGGTTATTGATATGGCTACGCTTACAGGTTCAGCGCATGCCGCCGTTGGAAAATATGCAATGGTGGGAATGGGAAAAGATCACGGAATGTTTATGAAAAAATTAATGGACTCCGGAAATGCCGTATGCGAGCGCATTGTAGAGTTTCCAATGTGGGATGATTATAAAGAATTATTAAAGTCGGAAATTGCCGATATGAAAAATATTGGTGGCGCTTATGCAGGAGCTATTACCGCTGCAAAATTTCTTGAACATTTTACGGATTACCCATGGATACATCTTGACATAGCAGGACCTGCATTCATGGATAACCGCTACACTTATCTTGGACAGGGCGGAACAGGTTATTGCGTAAGATTGCTTTTCGATTTCATGAAGAATATTTCTAAAAAATAA
- a CDS encoding OmpA family protein produces the protein MKYHIILFLLLIKSTIISSQNLIPNPGFEDYKKDCFTSQLDSHDNIECLNNWFNPSFGLPGYENIKDKYSFHPFKPHKGNGMITLDITINYDTLSEYISVELKKALEKNTKYKLSFYLKVWENTGVVYNNLGIIFSENKIHKISRYELYKYTPQIIWENPVGSYEWLKYENYYIAKGGEKYITIGAFNKNNSVLKKILNIYKMNNSSARYYLDDITLESIEKLNLQENTDAIVNTEITTIIKDQPKTEILNIEKGKSIVLKNIFFEFNSAVLKDSSFTELNLLVKYLTENNNSSIQINGYTDNIGSAEYNKKLSEDRAKAVADYLISKNINKERINYSGFGKENPISSNENDEGRSKNRRVEFIIQ, from the coding sequence CCCAAACCCCGGGTTCGAAGATTATAAAAAAGATTGTTTTACAAGTCAACTTGATTCACACGATAATATTGAATGTTTGAATAACTGGTTTAATCCTTCATTCGGACTTCCTGGCTATGAAAATATAAAAGACAAATATTCATTTCACCCTTTCAAACCGCATAAAGGTAATGGAATGATTACACTTGATATAACAATTAATTATGATACACTATCAGAATATATTAGTGTTGAATTGAAAAAAGCTTTAGAAAAAAATACAAAATACAAGTTATCTTTTTATTTAAAAGTTTGGGAAAATACGGGAGTTGTATATAATAATCTTGGAATAATTTTTTCAGAAAACAAAATACATAAAATTAGCCGATACGAACTATATAAATATACACCTCAAATTATATGGGAAAACCCGGTTGGTAGTTATGAATGGTTAAAATATGAAAATTATTATATTGCAAAAGGCGGAGAAAAATATATAACCATCGGTGCTTTTAATAAAAATAATAGCGTTCTTAAAAAAATACTTAATATTTATAAAATGAATAATTCATCAGCAAGATATTACCTTGACGATATTACTCTTGAGTCAATTGAAAAACTAAATTTACAAGAAAATACTGATGCTATCGTAAATACTGAAATAACAACTATCATAAAGGATCAACCCAAAACTGAAATATTAAATATTGAAAAAGGAAAATCAATTGTATTAAAAAATATCTTTTTTGAATTCAACTCGGCAGTACTTAAAGACAGCTCATTTACTGAATTAAATTTATTGGTAAAATATTTAACCGAAAATAATAACTCCTCAATTCAAATAAATGGATATACTGATAATATTGGCTCTGCTGAATACAATAAAAAACTTTCCGAGGACAGGGCTAAAGCTGTTGCCGATTATTTAATATCAAAAAATATAAATAAAGAAAGAATAAATTATAGCGGATTTGGAAAAGAAAATCCTATTTCTTCAAATGAAAATGATGAAGGAAGAAGTAAAAACAGAAGAGTGGAATTTATTATTCAATAA
- the pdxA gene encoding 4-hydroxythreonine-4-phosphate dehydrogenase PdxA translates to MTKSDNEERFKIGISQGDINGIGYEIIIKTLANPRVMEICTPIVYGSSKVASYHRKTLDVGEFNLNLVKNADAAISRRANIINIYDKEVKIDLGMSTEVGGQLSLMSLEAAVEDLKHDHIDALVTAPINKKNIQSQGFKFPGHTEYLAEKFNTKDFLMLMVSNNIRIGVVTGHIPLKDVSNALTEELILNKIKILNESLLKDFGIRKGRIAVLGVNPHSGDNGVIGDEENKIIIPAIKKAKEAGILAFGPYPADGFFGSSSFTKFDAVIAMYHDQGLIPFKTLTFDSGVNYTAGLPIVRTSPAHGTAYELAGKNIASADSFREALYLAIDICRNRRLYNELTVNPLKFTVHDEEKPGSEPKLVL, encoded by the coding sequence ATGACAAAATCCGATAACGAAGAACGTTTTAAAATAGGAATATCGCAAGGCGACATCAATGGTATTGGTTATGAAATAATAATTAAAACACTTGCCAATCCACGTGTTATGGAAATCTGCACACCCATTGTTTATGGTTCTTCTAAAGTTGCTTCATATCACAGGAAGACACTCGACGTTGGCGAATTCAATCTTAATCTTGTGAAGAATGCTGATGCTGCAATTTCGCGAAGAGCGAACATTATTAATATTTATGATAAAGAAGTAAAAATTGATTTAGGAATGTCAACTGAAGTTGGCGGTCAATTGTCGCTCATGTCGCTCGAGGCAGCTGTTGAAGATTTAAAACATGATCATATTGATGCGCTGGTTACCGCGCCAATCAACAAAAAAAATATTCAATCGCAGGGGTTTAAATTTCCGGGGCATACAGAATATCTTGCAGAAAAATTTAATACCAAAGATTTTTTAATGCTGATGGTTAGCAATAATATTCGCATAGGCGTTGTTACCGGGCATATTCCTTTAAAGGATGTTTCTAATGCTTTAACGGAAGAATTAATTTTAAATAAAATTAAAATATTGAATGAATCGCTTCTGAAAGATTTTGGAATAAGAAAAGGAAGAATAGCTGTATTGGGCGTTAATCCTCATTCCGGCGACAACGGAGTTATTGGTGATGAAGAAAATAAAATAATTATCCCTGCAATAAAGAAAGCAAAAGAAGCAGGTATTCTTGCATTTGGTCCTTATCCTGCCGATGGATTTTTTGGTTCATCATCATTTACAAAATTCGATGCAGTAATAGCAATGTATCACGACCAGGGCCTGATCCCATTTAAAACTCTGACATTCGACAGCGGAGTGAATTATACTGCCGGATTGCCCATTGTACGCACATCGCCTGCACATGGCACTGCATATGAACTTGCCGGAAAAAATATAGCCTCTGCCGATTCATTCCGCGAAGCGCTTTATCTTGCTATTGATATTTGCAGGAACAGAAGGTTGTATAATGAACTTACCGTAAATCCGCTTAAGTTTACTGTTCATGACGAAGAAAAACCGGGCAGCGAACCAAAACTTGTGTTATAA
- a CDS encoding SAM-dependent methyltransferase, with the protein MMKIFEANISYQVSDLLKTNLNKIKLFETANHKIFEICGIRNFFNNNKELLYLKEHISITQNIIEEPDRAEYGDFQTNIHLAKSVAVFLKEKKINPKIIIEPTFGKGNFIIASLEAFPNAEKIIGVEIYKPYVWETKFNIIQFYIDNPRDKKPVIEINHFNVFDFDFKSIAIEHSKDETLIVGNPPWITNSKLSSLESDNLPVKSNFKKHSGYDAMTGKGNFDIGEYITLMMFDAFQNSKGHFAFLVKNSVIKNVIFDQKQRRYNISDLQKLTIDSKKEFNVSVEAALFFCKLNSPSEFTCTEFNFYNQTKLINQRNLPIGKFGWVKEKFVSNIDFYVRYSDIDGLCPFEWRQGIKHDLSSIMEIERINGHFINGLHQEFNLEEDLVYGLLKSSDLKQLVIDKTRKYTIITQKKIGQDTSFIKKEFPKIFNYLHKNKTQFDSRKSSIYNNKPAFSIFGIGDYSFAPYKISISGLYKTFTFSLILQQDNKPIMLDDTCYLLGFDDIDYAAYTLIILNSEKTKALLQSITFSDAKRTFTKEILMRIDLYNLALHSSKINMQQELEKFNKTFKLKISFKKWNDYLSLMKPVAKHKQMKLFV; encoded by the coding sequence ATGATGAAAATATTTGAAGCAAATATTTCTTATCAGGTTTCGGATTTATTAAAAACGAATTTGAATAAAATAAAGCTTTTTGAAACTGCCAACCATAAAATATTTGAGATTTGCGGAATTAGGAATTTTTTTAACAACAATAAAGAATTATTATACCTTAAAGAACATATTTCCATTACCCAAAATATAATTGAAGAACCTGACCGTGCCGAATATGGCGACTTTCAAACGAATATACATTTAGCAAAATCAGTTGCCGTTTTTTTGAAAGAGAAAAAGATTAACCCAAAAATTATTATAGAACCAACTTTTGGAAAAGGAAATTTTATAATTGCATCTCTAGAGGCATTCCCAAATGCTGAAAAAATAATAGGAGTTGAAATTTATAAACCTTATGTATGGGAAACGAAATTCAATATCATTCAATTTTATATTGACAATCCCAGAGATAAAAAACCAGTTATTGAAATCAATCATTTCAATGTTTTTGATTTCGATTTTAAAAGCATAGCAATTGAACATTCCAAAGACGAAACTCTAATTGTTGGTAATCCGCCATGGATAACAAATTCCAAATTAAGCAGCCTTGAATCTGATAATCTTCCGGTAAAATCAAACTTTAAAAAGCATAGTGGCTACGATGCAATGACAGGTAAAGGAAATTTTGATATTGGAGAATACATTACGCTAATGATGTTTGATGCTTTTCAAAATTCAAAAGGACATTTCGCTTTTCTTGTAAAAAATTCTGTTATCAAAAATGTTATATTTGACCAAAAGCAACGCAGATATAATATCTCTGATTTACAAAAACTCACCATCGACAGTAAAAAAGAATTTAATGTTTCCGTTGAAGCCGCTTTATTTTTTTGTAAATTAAACTCCCCATCAGAATTTACCTGCACGGAATTTAATTTTTATAATCAAACTAAACTAATAAATCAACGGAACTTGCCTATTGGAAAATTCGGCTGGGTAAAAGAGAAATTTGTTTCAAATATTGACTTCTATGTTCGCTATAGTGACATTGATGGACTTTGCCCATTTGAGTGGAGACAAGGCATAAAACATGACCTGTCTTCAATAATGGAAATAGAAAGAATTAACGGGCACTTTATAAACGGGCTACATCAGGAATTTAATCTCGAAGAAGATTTGGTTTATGGCCTACTAAAAAGTTCTGACCTCAAACAACTAGTAATTGATAAAACAAGAAAATATACAATTATTACACAAAAGAAAATAGGACAAGACACTTCATTTATTAAAAAAGAATTTCCAAAAATATTTAATTATTTACACAAAAACAAAACTCAATTCGATTCTCGAAAATCCAGTATTTATAATAATAAGCCTGCCTTTTCTATTTTTGGAATTGGCGACTATTCATTTGCACCTTACAAAATTTCAATTTCAGGATTATACAAAACTTTTACTTTCAGTTTAATTCTGCAACAAGACAACAAGCCGATAATGCTTGACGATACATGCTATTTGCTCGGATTTGATGATATTGATTATGCAGCCTATACTCTCATTATTTTAAACTCGGAAAAAACAAAAGCACTTTTGCAATCAATAACATTTTCCGATGCTAAAAGAACTTTCACAAAAGAAATTTTAATGCGTATCGATTTATATAATCTTGCTTTACATTCCTCAAAAATCAACATGCAGCAAGAGCTTGAAAAGTTTAATAAAACTTTCAAATTAAAAATTAGTTTCAAAAAGTGGAACGACTATTTAAGTTTAATGAAACCTGTTGCAAAACACAAACAAATGAAACTTTTTGTATAA
- a CDS encoding restriction endonuclease yields the protein MKQKLTIKKLLEEAKEFCITESKNKYKELFGVTDGKAVGTYIEHKFKKHLQDKYILTIGSSASGIDLPSDDIQTDIKVTSVKQPQSSCPFKDAKQKIFGLGYNLLVFVYDKKDESKTKTAILNFVSCSFVSKERTADYTTTFRLREMVNDKANEADIISYLTDKNIPADEITLTQLAKQILDNPPEQGFLTISNALQWRLQYQRIVDLNEQVKGITKIIHKAKK from the coding sequence ATGAAGCAAAAACTAACAATAAAGAAGTTGCTTGAAGAAGCTAAAGAATTTTGTATTACAGAATCAAAAAACAAGTACAAAGAACTTTTCGGAGTTACTGATGGAAAAGCCGTTGGAACATACATTGAACATAAATTCAAAAAACATCTACAGGATAAATACATTTTAACCATTGGTTCTTCTGCAAGTGGTATCGACTTACCTTCTGATGATATACAAACAGATATAAAAGTAACCTCAGTAAAACAGCCACAATCATCTTGTCCTTTTAAAGATGCAAAACAGAAAATTTTCGGACTAGGTTACAACCTTTTAGTTTTTGTTTATGATAAGAAAGATGAATCTAAAACAAAAACTGCAATATTGAATTTTGTTAGTTGCTCGTTCGTTTCAAAAGAAAGAACGGCTGACTATACAACAACCTTTCGCTTAAGAGAAATGGTTAACGATAAAGCAAATGAAGCCGATATTATTTCATACCTGACTGATAAAAATATTCCCGCTGATGAAATTACTCTTACTCAATTAGCAAAACAAATTTTGGATAATCCACCTGAACAGGGATTTTTAACCATATCAAACGCTTTGCAATGGAGATTACAATATCAAAGAATAGTTGATCTGAATGAACAAGTTAAGGGAATTACTAAAATCATTCATAAAGCTAAAAAATGA
- a CDS encoding bifunctional UDP-N-acetylmuramoyl-tripeptide:D-alanyl-D-alanine ligase/alanine racemase encodes MASYSINEICKIIKGEMVQLPSPDSVVKQLVIDSRKLISPDNSLFFSIITKRNNGHKYIEELYEKGVRNFVISQDDSFVQNCQEANFIKVKNSLSALQTLGIFHRKKFSIPVIGITGSNGKTIVKEWLFQLMSDDKKIVRSPKSFNSQIGVPLSVWQMDAEHELAIFEAGISEVDEMDKLQAIIQPTIGIFTNIGQAHDENFINITQKTNEKLQLFTKVNILIYCSDYLEIKERIVRAENLKNIKTFTWSHKSNASLLIKNINRRNNKTTIEGLYKNEKLQITIPFSDDASTENAIQCWATMLVLDYENDVIAKRMLNLSSVAMRLELKEGINNCSVINDSYNSDINSLSIAIDFLNQQKQHREKTIILSDILQSGRNEDELYSDVAELLLNKKINRIIGIGKAISRQKDKFHIDKLFYETTADFMKDFPFSEFHNETILLKGARIFKFERIGKALQQKAHETVLEINLNALVHNLNYYRSLLKPETRMMAMVKAFSYGSGSYEIANILQYHQVDYLTVAYTDEGVELRKSGITTPVMVMNPEEQSFDAMLKYDLEAEIYSFRILELFEEAVARNYKDSDKKANIHIKLDTGMHRLGFEKSDIARLVDHIKDNKNIVVKSVFSHLAASDDPAQDDFTRSQISLFREMSEFIQQNFDYQILSHILNSAGISRFRDAQFEMVRLGIGLYGVAVNEQEQTFLQNVSTLKTVISQIKSIPKGESIGYGHKWIAANDMKIATVPIGYADGLNRKLGNGHGKLYVNGRFANIVGNVCMDMCMIDITDIHAAEGDDVIVFGAEYPISEFAADMETIPYEVLTSVSRRVKRVYYQE; translated from the coding sequence ATGGCTTCATATAGTATCAACGAAATTTGTAAAATCATTAAAGGTGAAATGGTGCAGTTGCCATCACCCGATTCTGTTGTAAAACAATTGGTGATCGACAGCCGTAAATTAATATCACCGGATAATTCTTTATTTTTTTCAATCATCACCAAACGCAATAACGGTCACAAATATATTGAAGAACTTTACGAAAAAGGGGTCAGGAATTTTGTGATTTCACAGGATGATAGTTTTGTGCAAAATTGTCAGGAAGCCAATTTTATTAAAGTAAAAAATTCTTTATCGGCATTACAAACTCTTGGAATTTTTCATCGGAAGAAATTCAGTATTCCGGTTATTGGAATTACCGGCAGTAATGGAAAAACAATTGTAAAAGAATGGCTGTTCCAATTGATGAGTGATGATAAAAAAATTGTTCGCAGTCCAAAAAGTTTTAACTCACAAATAGGAGTTCCCTTAAGTGTTTGGCAAATGGATGCTGAGCATGAACTGGCAATTTTTGAAGCAGGGATTTCTGAAGTTGATGAGATGGATAAATTACAAGCCATCATTCAGCCGACAATTGGTATATTCACGAATATTGGTCAGGCGCATGATGAGAACTTCATTAATATTACACAGAAAACGAATGAGAAATTACAACTTTTTACAAAAGTAAATATACTTATTTATTGTTCCGATTATCTTGAAATTAAAGAAAGAATTGTTCGTGCAGAAAATTTAAAGAACATTAAAACATTTACCTGGAGCCATAAGAGTAATGCCAGCCTGCTTATTAAAAACATTAACCGGAGGAATAACAAAACCACGATAGAAGGTCTTTACAAAAATGAAAAACTTCAGATAACCATTCCTTTTTCAGATGATGCATCAACTGAAAATGCCATTCAGTGCTGGGCTACAATGCTGGTACTGGATTACGAAAATGATGTAATTGCAAAACGAATGCTCAACCTTTCGTCTGTTGCAATGCGACTGGAATTAAAAGAAGGCATCAATAACTGTTCTGTGATAAACGACAGTTACAATTCGGATATTAACTCGCTGAGTATTGCGATCGATTTTCTTAATCAACAAAAACAACACAGGGAAAAAACAATAATCCTTTCCGATATTTTACAAAGCGGACGTAATGAAGATGAGCTGTATTCAGACGTTGCCGAACTTCTTTTAAATAAAAAAATAAACAGGATAATAGGAATAGGAAAAGCCATAAGCAGGCAGAAAGATAAATTTCATATTGATAAACTTTTTTATGAAACGACTGCCGATTTCATGAAAGACTTTCCTTTTTCGGAATTTCATAATGAAACCATATTGCTGAAAGGTGCGCGAATATTTAAGTTTGAGAGGATAGGAAAAGCGCTGCAACAAAAAGCGCATGAAACCGTTCTTGAAATAAACCTGAATGCACTGGTGCATAATTTAAATTATTATCGCAGCCTGTTGAAACCGGAAACCCGTATGATGGCTATGGTTAAAGCTTTTTCATACGGAAGCGGAAGTTATGAAATTGCAAATATCTTACAATATCACCAGGTGGATTATTTAACAGTAGCATATACTGATGAAGGAGTTGAATTACGCAAATCAGGAATTACCACACCTGTAATGGTTATGAATCCTGAAGAACAGAGTTTTGATGCCATGCTGAAGTACGATCTTGAAGCAGAAATTTATAGCTTCCGTATTCTTGAACTTTTTGAAGAAGCCGTTGCACGCAATTATAAAGACAGCGATAAAAAAGCAAATATTCATATCAAATTAGATACAGGAATGCACCGGCTGGGTTTTGAAAAGAGCGATATAGCAAGGCTTGTAGACCATATTAAAGACAATAAAAATATTGTAGTCAAATCAGTATTCTCACATCTTGCTGCTAGCGATGACCCTGCACAGGATGATTTTACACGCTCCCAAATTTCATTATTCCGCGAAATGAGCGAATTTATTCAACAGAATTTTGATTACCAGATATTAAGTCATATACTGAATTCTGCCGGTATCAGCCGTTTTCGCGATGCGCAATTTGAAATGGTGCGATTGGGAATAGGTTTGTATGGCGTTGCTGTAAACGAACAGGAACAAACATTTTTACAAAATGTAAGTACGCTGAAAACGGTGATTTCGCAAATAAAATCAATTCCCAAAGGTGAATCAATAGGTTATGGACACAAGTGGATAGCTGCAAATGATATGAAAATTGCTACTGTTCCTATTGGTTATGCCGACGGATTGAACCGCAAGCTGGGTAATGGTCATGGTAAATTATATGTTAACGGGCGTTTTGCGAATATTGTTGGCAATGTATGCATGGACATGTGCATGATCGATATTACCGATATTCATGCTGCAGAAGGTGATGATGTAATTGTGTTTGGCGCTGAATATCCAATATCTGAATTTGCTGCTGATATGGAAACCATTCCATACGAAGTGCTGACAAGCGTTTCAAGAAGGGTGAAGAGAGTTTACTACCAGGAATAA